In Onthophagus taurus isolate NC chromosome 6, IU_Otau_3.0, whole genome shotgun sequence, a genomic segment contains:
- the LOC111414998 gene encoding uncharacterized protein isoform X3: MASVGFRWLDILEKEFDKAFVDLDLAIGDLDPEEPDIVYNVRQKLCTLSSCFAQLTHKAQTIFQNSAKIEAELIHMRAELVESKSKREILEQELHNLLLQLHTAQLTQLPALNNGHYKQEPDVDNIKKKIEDELKKSPSHSVKKSIETEELKFSPTTVEITQLKTENAQLQNENSSLRNSMLALNSEVYGAKLAAKYLDKELAGRIQQLQLLGREMRGDVRDKLWRQLESEILLQRHKTVVRECRRNSVMSNADKMSKPQAPIITENGENFGDIRTVVVKRKPGQGLGISITGGREHGVPILISELEENGPAAISGQLYIGDAILCVNDRDLRQACHREAVDILKQPSEECRLQVQYIAADDSDNSLEEDGYNFQIRHVIGFDTPDTTKLYNETFIIDQVIDTLQAVDIKNSNDLIALDTEVSNTKVTTEENTTQKDLTFLSENLDLKKLPNLNCSTNSLNSENLSSPMQTSTDMFVDSEVLSTDSQSPKTADKPAKAEVSKYDYKKKTVYDSNETFSLTKSDQSLLNSAESDDSSPVHKAPRDYKKVQRRYKTKKYFGVKTLQSIFGKHNGYSDVSSTASDFGDDLNQNKPESCYKEIGTDSENANLIDISSHENNNLSNSVETTPQFEENIHSILSEMFRRNFDLQKIDATTTTQSKTTKKSLRVGKALRLCPNDEFSYGNVYNDQKREKLLARYVYNANCLNADGVGDPDFGTPV, encoded by the exons gCTGAACTTATCCACATGCGAGCAGAATTAGTagaatcaaaatcaaaacgtGAAATATTAGAACAAGAACTGCACAATTTATTGCTACAATTGCACACAGCACAATTAACACAATTGCCAGCACTGAATAATGGACATTACAAACAAGAACCTGACGTTGataatatcaagaaaaaaattgaagatgagTTGAAGAAAAGTCCTAGTCATTCTGTTAAAA aaagtaTTGAAACGGAAGAATTGAAATTTAGTCCTACAACGGTGGAAATAACTCAATTAAAAACGGAAAATGCTCAACTACAAAACGAAAACTCCTCTCTAAGGAATTCAATGCTGGCGTTAAATAGCGAAGTTTATGGTGCAAAACTTGCCGCTAAGTACTTAGATAAAGAGCTGGCGGGACGGATCCAACAGCTACAATTATTAG gtcGTGAAATGCGCGGGGATGTTCGAGATAAACTATGGCGACAATTGGAATCCGAAATTTTACTTCAACGACACAAAACCGTGGTTAGAGAATGTAGAAGAAATAGTGTAATGAGTAACGCTGATAAAATGAGTAAACCCCAAGCACCAATTATAACAGAAAATGGAGAAAATTTTGGCGATATTCGTACCGTTGTCGTCAAAAGAAAACCAGGACAAGGATTAGGAATCAGTATTact ggTGGTCGTGAACATGGTGTTCCAATACTTATTTCTGAATTAGAAGAAAATGGCCCAGCTGCAATTTCTGGGCAATTATATATCGGTGATGCAATCCTTTGTGTAAACGATCGAGATTTACGTCAAGCGTGTCATAGAGAAGCTgtagatattttaaaacaacccAGCGAAGAGTGTCGACTTCAAGTACAATATATTGCAGCTGATGATAGTGATAATTCACTTGAAGAAGATGGATACAACTTCCA AATCAGACACGTAATTGGATTTGATACGCCTGATACAACAAAGTTATATAACGAAACTTTCATAATCGATCAAGTTATAGATACATTACAAGCGGtcgatataaaaaattcaaacgATTTAATAGCTTTAGACACTGAAGTGAGCAATACGAAAGTAACCACGGAAGAAAACACAACTCAAAAAGATTTAACCTTTTTGAGCGAAAacttggatttaaaaaaacttccTAATTTAAACTGTTCGACGAACTCGTTAAACTCCGAAAATTTATCCTCGCCAATGCAAACCAGTACGGATATGTTCGTGGATTCCGAAGTACTCTCAACAGATTCGCAATCGCCGAAAACCGCggataaacccgcaaaagcgGAAGTTTCAAAATAcgactataaaaaaaaaaccgtttACGATTCGAACGAAactttttcattaacaaaaagCGACCAAAGTCTTTTAAATTCCGCGGAAAGTGACGACAGTTCCCCGGTACATAAAGCTCCAAGGGATTACAAAAAAGTTCAACGCCGAtacaaaacgaaaaaatatttCGGCGTGAAAACGTTGCAGAGTATTTTTGGAAAACACAACGGTTATTCGGACGTTTCGAGCACCGCATCGGATTTCGGGGACGATTTGAATCAGAATAAACCCGAAAGTTGTTACAAAGAAATAGGAACCGATTCGGAAAACGCTAATTTAATCGATATCTCATCGCatgaaaacaataatttatcaaACTCCGTTGAGACGACGCCCCAATTCGAAGAAAACATTCATAGCATACTATCAGAAATGTTTCGGAGAAATTTCGACttacaaaaaattgatgcGACGACAACAACTCAATCaaaaaccacaaaaaaatctttacgCGTTGGAAAAGCTTTAAGATTATGTCCCAACGATGAATTTTCATACGGAAACGTTTACAACGatcaaaaacgtgaaaaatTACTCGCACGATACGTTTACAATGCAAATTGTTTGAACGCCGACGGAGTTGGGGATCCAGATTTTGGAACTCcagtttaa
- the LOC111414998 gene encoding uncharacterized protein isoform X2 yields MASVGFRWLDILEKEFDKAFVDLDLAIGDLDPEEPDIVYNVRQKLCTLSSCFAQLTHKAQTIFQNSAKIEAELIHMRAELVESKSKREILEQELHNLLLQLHTAQLTQLPALNNGHYKQEPDVDNIKKKIEDELKKSPSHSVKKSIETEELKFSPTTVEITQLKTENAQLQNENSSLRNSMLALNSEVYGAKLAAKYLDKELAGRIQQLQLLGREMRGDVRDKLWRQLESEILLQRHKTVVRECRRNSVMSNADKMSKPQAPIITENGENFGDIRTVVVKRKPGQGLGISITGGREHGVPILISELEENGPAAISGQLYIGDAILCVNDRDLRQACHREAVDILKQPSEECRLQVQYIAADDSDNSLEEDGYNFQFFDREVCSPNDSISLHPLSSSGVIKTPTAPRTPDSTSQSGIRHVIGFDTPDTTKLYNETFIIDQVIDTLQAVDIKNSNDLIALDTEVSNTKVTTEENTTQKDLTFLSENLDLKKLPNLNCSTNSLNSENLSSPMQTSTDMFVDSEVLSTDSQSPKTADKPAKAEVSKYDYKKKTVYDSNETFSLTKSDQSLLNSAESDDSSPVHKAPRDYKKVQRRYKTKKYFGVKTLQSIFGKHNGYSDVSSTASDFGDDLNQNKPESCYKEIGTDSENANLIDISSHENNNLSNSVETTPQFEENIHSILSEMFRRNFDLQKIDATTTTQSKTTKKSLRVGKALRLCPNDEFSYGNVYNDQKREKLLARYVYNANCLNADGVGDPDFGTPV; encoded by the exons gCTGAACTTATCCACATGCGAGCAGAATTAGTagaatcaaaatcaaaacgtGAAATATTAGAACAAGAACTGCACAATTTATTGCTACAATTGCACACAGCACAATTAACACAATTGCCAGCACTGAATAATGGACATTACAAACAAGAACCTGACGTTGataatatcaagaaaaaaattgaagatgagTTGAAGAAAAGTCCTAGTCATTCTGTTAAAA aaagtaTTGAAACGGAAGAATTGAAATTTAGTCCTACAACGGTGGAAATAACTCAATTAAAAACGGAAAATGCTCAACTACAAAACGAAAACTCCTCTCTAAGGAATTCAATGCTGGCGTTAAATAGCGAAGTTTATGGTGCAAAACTTGCCGCTAAGTACTTAGATAAAGAGCTGGCGGGACGGATCCAACAGCTACAATTATTAG gtcGTGAAATGCGCGGGGATGTTCGAGATAAACTATGGCGACAATTGGAATCCGAAATTTTACTTCAACGACACAAAACCGTGGTTAGAGAATGTAGAAGAAATAGTGTAATGAGTAACGCTGATAAAATGAGTAAACCCCAAGCACCAATTATAACAGAAAATGGAGAAAATTTTGGCGATATTCGTACCGTTGTCGTCAAAAGAAAACCAGGACAAGGATTAGGAATCAGTATTact ggTGGTCGTGAACATGGTGTTCCAATACTTATTTCTGAATTAGAAGAAAATGGCCCAGCTGCAATTTCTGGGCAATTATATATCGGTGATGCAATCCTTTGTGTAAACGATCGAGATTTACGTCAAGCGTGTCATAGAGAAGCTgtagatattttaaaacaacccAGCGAAGAGTGTCGACTTCAAGTACAATATATTGCAGCTGATGATAGTGATAATTCACTTGAAGAAGATGGATACAACTTCCA ATTTTTCGATCGGGAAGTTTGTAGTCCTAACGATTCGATATCTTTACATCCCTTGAGTTCTTCGGGCGTTATTAAAACCCCAACGGCCCCAAGAACTCCCGATTCCACCTCGCAGAGTGG AATCAGACACGTAATTGGATTTGATACGCCTGATACAACAAAGTTATATAACGAAACTTTCATAATCGATCAAGTTATAGATACATTACAAGCGGtcgatataaaaaattcaaacgATTTAATAGCTTTAGACACTGAAGTGAGCAATACGAAAGTAACCACGGAAGAAAACACAACTCAAAAAGATTTAACCTTTTTGAGCGAAAacttggatttaaaaaaacttccTAATTTAAACTGTTCGACGAACTCGTTAAACTCCGAAAATTTATCCTCGCCAATGCAAACCAGTACGGATATGTTCGTGGATTCCGAAGTACTCTCAACAGATTCGCAATCGCCGAAAACCGCggataaacccgcaaaagcgGAAGTTTCAAAATAcgactataaaaaaaaaaccgtttACGATTCGAACGAAactttttcattaacaaaaagCGACCAAAGTCTTTTAAATTCCGCGGAAAGTGACGACAGTTCCCCGGTACATAAAGCTCCAAGGGATTACAAAAAAGTTCAACGCCGAtacaaaacgaaaaaatatttCGGCGTGAAAACGTTGCAGAGTATTTTTGGAAAACACAACGGTTATTCGGACGTTTCGAGCACCGCATCGGATTTCGGGGACGATTTGAATCAGAATAAACCCGAAAGTTGTTACAAAGAAATAGGAACCGATTCGGAAAACGCTAATTTAATCGATATCTCATCGCatgaaaacaataatttatcaaACTCCGTTGAGACGACGCCCCAATTCGAAGAAAACATTCATAGCATACTATCAGAAATGTTTCGGAGAAATTTCGACttacaaaaaattgatgcGACGACAACAACTCAATCaaaaaccacaaaaaaatctttacgCGTTGGAAAAGCTTTAAGATTATGTCCCAACGATGAATTTTCATACGGAAACGTTTACAACGatcaaaaacgtgaaaaatTACTCGCACGATACGTTTACAATGCAAATTGTTTGAACGCCGACGGAGTTGGGGATCCAGATTTTGGAACTCcagtttaa
- the LOC111414998 gene encoding uncharacterized protein isoform X1, with translation MASVGFRWLDILEKEFDKAFVDLDLAIGDLDPEEPDIVYNVRQKLCTLSSCFAQLTHKAQTIFQNSAKIEAELIHMRAELVESKSKREILEQELHNLLLQLHTAQLTQLPALNNGHYKQEPDVDNIKKKIEDELKKSPSHSVKKSIETEELKFSPTTVEITQLKTENAQLQNENSSLRNSMLALNSEVYGAKLAAKYLDKELAGRIQQLQLLGREMRGDVRDKLWRQLESEILLQRHKTVVRECRRNSVMSNADKMSKPQAPIITENGENFGDIRTVVVKRKPGQGLGISITGGREHGVPILISELEENGPAAISGQLYIGDAILCVNDRDLRQACHREAVDILKQPSEECRLQVQYIAADDSDNSLEEDGYNFHYRFFDREVCSPNDSISLHPLSSSGVIKTPTAPRTPDSTSQSGIRHVIGFDTPDTTKLYNETFIIDQVIDTLQAVDIKNSNDLIALDTEVSNTKVTTEENTTQKDLTFLSENLDLKKLPNLNCSTNSLNSENLSSPMQTSTDMFVDSEVLSTDSQSPKTADKPAKAEVSKYDYKKKTVYDSNETFSLTKSDQSLLNSAESDDSSPVHKAPRDYKKVQRRYKTKKYFGVKTLQSIFGKHNGYSDVSSTASDFGDDLNQNKPESCYKEIGTDSENANLIDISSHENNNLSNSVETTPQFEENIHSILSEMFRRNFDLQKIDATTTTQSKTTKKSLRVGKALRLCPNDEFSYGNVYNDQKREKLLARYVYNANCLNADGVGDPDFGTPV, from the exons gCTGAACTTATCCACATGCGAGCAGAATTAGTagaatcaaaatcaaaacgtGAAATATTAGAACAAGAACTGCACAATTTATTGCTACAATTGCACACAGCACAATTAACACAATTGCCAGCACTGAATAATGGACATTACAAACAAGAACCTGACGTTGataatatcaagaaaaaaattgaagatgagTTGAAGAAAAGTCCTAGTCATTCTGTTAAAA aaagtaTTGAAACGGAAGAATTGAAATTTAGTCCTACAACGGTGGAAATAACTCAATTAAAAACGGAAAATGCTCAACTACAAAACGAAAACTCCTCTCTAAGGAATTCAATGCTGGCGTTAAATAGCGAAGTTTATGGTGCAAAACTTGCCGCTAAGTACTTAGATAAAGAGCTGGCGGGACGGATCCAACAGCTACAATTATTAG gtcGTGAAATGCGCGGGGATGTTCGAGATAAACTATGGCGACAATTGGAATCCGAAATTTTACTTCAACGACACAAAACCGTGGTTAGAGAATGTAGAAGAAATAGTGTAATGAGTAACGCTGATAAAATGAGTAAACCCCAAGCACCAATTATAACAGAAAATGGAGAAAATTTTGGCGATATTCGTACCGTTGTCGTCAAAAGAAAACCAGGACAAGGATTAGGAATCAGTATTact ggTGGTCGTGAACATGGTGTTCCAATACTTATTTCTGAATTAGAAGAAAATGGCCCAGCTGCAATTTCTGGGCAATTATATATCGGTGATGCAATCCTTTGTGTAAACGATCGAGATTTACGTCAAGCGTGTCATAGAGAAGCTgtagatattttaaaacaacccAGCGAAGAGTGTCGACTTCAAGTACAATATATTGCAGCTGATGATAGTGATAATTCACTTGAAGAAGATGGATACAACTTCCA ttacAGATTTTTCGATCGGGAAGTTTGTAGTCCTAACGATTCGATATCTTTACATCCCTTGAGTTCTTCGGGCGTTATTAAAACCCCAACGGCCCCAAGAACTCCCGATTCCACCTCGCAGAGTGG AATCAGACACGTAATTGGATTTGATACGCCTGATACAACAAAGTTATATAACGAAACTTTCATAATCGATCAAGTTATAGATACATTACAAGCGGtcgatataaaaaattcaaacgATTTAATAGCTTTAGACACTGAAGTGAGCAATACGAAAGTAACCACGGAAGAAAACACAACTCAAAAAGATTTAACCTTTTTGAGCGAAAacttggatttaaaaaaacttccTAATTTAAACTGTTCGACGAACTCGTTAAACTCCGAAAATTTATCCTCGCCAATGCAAACCAGTACGGATATGTTCGTGGATTCCGAAGTACTCTCAACAGATTCGCAATCGCCGAAAACCGCggataaacccgcaaaagcgGAAGTTTCAAAATAcgactataaaaaaaaaaccgtttACGATTCGAACGAAactttttcattaacaaaaagCGACCAAAGTCTTTTAAATTCCGCGGAAAGTGACGACAGTTCCCCGGTACATAAAGCTCCAAGGGATTACAAAAAAGTTCAACGCCGAtacaaaacgaaaaaatatttCGGCGTGAAAACGTTGCAGAGTATTTTTGGAAAACACAACGGTTATTCGGACGTTTCGAGCACCGCATCGGATTTCGGGGACGATTTGAATCAGAATAAACCCGAAAGTTGTTACAAAGAAATAGGAACCGATTCGGAAAACGCTAATTTAATCGATATCTCATCGCatgaaaacaataatttatcaaACTCCGTTGAGACGACGCCCCAATTCGAAGAAAACATTCATAGCATACTATCAGAAATGTTTCGGAGAAATTTCGACttacaaaaaattgatgcGACGACAACAACTCAATCaaaaaccacaaaaaaatctttacgCGTTGGAAAAGCTTTAAGATTATGTCCCAACGATGAATTTTCATACGGAAACGTTTACAACGatcaaaaacgtgaaaaatTACTCGCACGATACGTTTACAATGCAAATTGTTTGAACGCCGACGGAGTTGGGGATCCAGATTTTGGAACTCcagtttaa